In Capsicum annuum cultivar UCD-10X-F1 chromosome 7, UCD10Xv1.1, whole genome shotgun sequence, one genomic interval encodes:
- the LOC107878723 gene encoding G-type lectin S-receptor-like serine/threonine-protein kinase At4g27290 produces MKVFLLRESFYLSLLSCLYYIHPSFGATDTITTTHFLKDGDANITSPGGIFELGFFSPGNSENRYVGMWYKNVSVRTVVWVANREAPLISGTGILKVIEPGVLVLFNGTNNILWSTNTSRYVENPVAQLLDSGNLVVKEAGDDSPGHILWQSFDHPTDTLLADMKIGKNLVTGREVYLSSWRNEEDPARGDYTYHCDPSGYPQNIVKKGSIVVYSSGPWNGRYFSGTQNSREGTYYTYGVYSSKTEVYFVYKLTSSVLVRLTLSHSGVLQIWILGDRKQGWVPLILIPADNCDLYNLCGAYGSCNSQDSPVCGCFDKFVPNNSGAWKKADWSGGCVRRTELNCHKGDVFLKYSHIKLPDTWNSWSNVTMTLEECKDICFKNCSCIAYSNSDIRNGGSGCLLWFQDLLDLRKGTNGGQDIYIRMAASESDSLEQSDGKTREVLFWILPLSVGLVLVFLGLMIYYRRRKKALEVKNKGRSPGCNGNYKMNYYSGNCSEEFEIPLVDLSTIAKATNNFSIDNQIGEGGFGPVYKGLLEGQEIAVKRLSRTSTQGENEFKNEVVYIAKLQHRNLVKILGCCIEGEEKMLIYEYLPNGSLDSFIFDDAQRKVLDWPKRFHIINGIARGLVYLHQDSQLRIIHRDLKANNILLDKDMNPKISDFGIAKICEESNIGAKTNRVVGTYGYLSPEYALHGRYSVKSDVFSFGIIILEIMSGKSNRRFSHPDHNLNLLGHAWKLYKEGRSTELLDEYLGDSCSIPEVERSICVGLLCVQQCPEDRPSMSSAVMMLNNEGVLPQAKRPGFYIERDTPDSKLYPHCTVTETPITILAPR; encoded by the exons ATGAAGGTATTCTTACTAAGGGAAAGTTTCTACTTATCTTTGCTCTCGTGTTTGTATTACATACACCCAAGCTTTGGCGCTACAGATACCATAACTACAACCCATTTTCTGAAAGATGGTGATGCTAATATTACTTCACCCGGTGGAATATTCGAACTGGGGTTCTTCAGTCCAGGTAATTCGGAGAATCGCTATGTAGGAATGTGGTACAAGAACGTATCTGTTAGGACAGTTGTGTGGGTTGCCAACAGAGAAGCTCCTTTGATCAGTGGAACAGGTATCTTGAAAGTGATCGAGCCAGGAGTTCTTGTCCTTTTCAATGGTACTAACAATATTTTGTGGTCAACTAATACGTCGAGATATGTGGAGAATCCTGTGGCGCAGTTGCTAGATTCTGGAAATCTTGTTGTCAAAGAAGCTGGTGATGATAGCCCCGGGCATATCCTGTGGCAGAGCTTTGATCACCCAACTGATACGCTATTAGCGGACATGAAGATTGGTAAGAACTTAGTAACTGGTAGAGAGGTGTACTTGTCGTCATGGAGGAATGAGGAGGATCCTGCCAGAGGTGATTATACATACCACTGTGATCCTTCTGGTTACCCACAGAATATCGTGAAGAAGGGGTCGATTGTTGTATATAGCTCTGGACCGTGGAATGGTCGATATTTCAGTGGCACACAAAACTCAAGAGAAGGTACATACTATACATATGGAGTATATTCAAGTAAGACGGAGGTGTATTTTGTATATAAGCTCACATCTTCAGTTCTAGTGAGGTTGACATTGAGTCACAGTGGAGTCCTACAGATATGGATTTTGGGTGACAGAAAACAAGGTTGGGTGCCTTTAATCTTAATACCGGCAGATAACTGTGATTTGTATAACTTGTGTGGCGCATATGGTAGCTGCAACAGTCAAGATTCTCCGGTATGTGGATGCTTTGACAAATTTGTGCCCAACAATAGTGGCGCTTGGAAGAAGGCGGATTGGTCAGGTGGCTGTGTTCggagaactgaactgaattgccATAAAGGAGACGTATTTTTGAAGTATTCGCATATCAAATTGCCAGACACATGGAACTCCTGGTCCAACGTGACAATGACACTAGAAGAATGCAAGGATATCTGCTTTAAAAATTGCTCTTGTATAGCTTACTCAAATTCTGACATACGCAATGGAGGAAGTGGATGCCTATTGTGGTTCCAGGATCTGCTTGACCTTCGGAAGGGAACCAACGGAGGGCAAGATATCTACATTAGAATGGCTGCTTCTGAATCAG ATAGTTTGGAACAATCAGATGGAAAGACAAGAGAAGTACTTTTCTGGATCCTACCATTATCAGTTGGTTTGGTTCTGGTATTCCTTGGTCTGATGATCTACTATAGAAGAAGGAAGAAGGCTTTAGAGGTTAAAAACAAAG GAAGGTCCCCGGGATGCAATGGAAATTACAAGATGAATTACTACAGTGGCAATTGCTCTGAAGAATTTGAAATACCATTGGTAGACTTATCTACCATAGCAAAGGCTACCAATAACTTTTCAATTGACAACCAGATTGGAGAGGGGGGCTTTGGACCTGTTTACAAG GGCTTACTTGAAGGACAGGAAATTGCTGTCAAGCGGCTGTCTAGAACTTCCACGCAAGGagaaaatgagttcaaaaatgaAGTTGTATATATTGCCAAACTTCAGCACAGGAACCTGGTGAAGATTCTTGGTTGCTGCATTGAAGGGGAAGAAAAAATGTTGATCTATGAGTACTTGCCAAATGGGAGTCTTGATTCATTTATATTTG ATGACGCACAGAGAAAAGTATTAGACTGGCCTAAGCGATTTCACATTATCAATGGTATAGCTCGGGGACTTGTGTATCTGCATCAAGATTCTCAATTGAGAATAATCCACAGAGACTTGAAAGCTAACAACATCTTGTTAGACAAGGACATGAATCCAAAGATATCAGACTTCGGCATAGCAAAAATATGTGAAGAAAGTAACATTGGTGCCAAGACAAACCGAGTTGTTGGAACATA CGGATACCTCTCACCGGAATATGCATTGCACGGGAGATACTCAGTAAAATCAGATGTATTTAGCTTCGGTATCATAATATTGGAAATCATGAGTGGGAAAAGCAACAGAAGATTCTCTCATCCAGATCACAACCTTAATCTACTTGGACAT GCATGGAAACTCTATAAAGAAGGTAGGTCAACAGAACTACTTGATGAATACCTAGGTGATTCTTGTTCAATACCCGAAGTGGAACGATCAATATGTGTTGGTCTATTATGTGTCCAACAATGTCCAGAAGATCGTCCAAGTATGTCTTCTGCGGTTATGATGTTAAACAATGAAGGTGTATTGCCACAGGCTAAACGGCCAGGTTTTTACATAGAAAGAGATACACCGGATAGCAAATTATATCCACACTGTACAGTGACTGAGACCCCCATCACAATATTAGCTCCCCGATAA
- the LOC107878725 gene encoding G-type lectin S-receptor-like serine/threonine-protein kinase SD1-1 isoform X2, with product MYLHQDSQLRIIHRDLKANNILLDKDMNPKISDFGIAKLCEENDIGAKTNRVVGTYGYLSPEYALHGRYSVKSDVFSFGILILEIVSGKSNRRFSHPDHNLLGHAWKLYKEGRSIELLDEYLRNSCSTPHVERSICVGLLCVQECPEDRPSMSTVVMMLNNEGVLPKAKRPGFYIERDAPDGELSLSHTETPITILVAQ from the exons ATGTATCTGCATCAAGATTCTCAATTGAGAATAATCCACAGAGACCTGAAAGCTAACAACATCTTGTTAGACAAGGACATGAATCCAAAGATATCAGACTTTGGCATAGCAAAACTATGTGAAGAGAATGACATTGGAGCCAAGACAAACCGAGTTGTTGGAACATA CGGGTATCTCTCACCGGAATATGCATTGCATGGGAGATACTCAGTAAAATCAGATGTATTTAGCTTTGGTATCTTAATATTGGAGATTGTGAGCGGGAAAAGCAACAGAAGATTCTCCCATCCAGACCACAACCTACTTGGACAT GCATGGAAACTCTATAAGGAAGGTAGGTCAATAGAACTACTTGATGAATACCTAAGGAATTCTTGTTCAACACCCCACGTGGAACGATCAATTTGTGTTGGTCTGTTATGTGTCCAAGAATGTCCAGAAGATCGTCCAAGTATGTCCACTGTGGTTATGATGTTAAACAACGAAGGTGTATTGCCAAAGGCTAAACGGCCAGGTTTCTACATTGAAAGAGATGCACCTGATGGTGAACTCTCGTTAAGCCATACTGAGACCCCCATCACTATATTGGTTGCACAATAA
- the LOC107878725 gene encoding G-type lectin S-receptor-like serine/threonine-protein kinase At4g27290 isoform X1, producing MKALLRERFYLSLLPCLYSIHFCLSATDTITTTYFLRDGDANIASTGGTFEMGFFSPGNSENRYVGMWYKNISVRTVVWIANREAPLISGSGILKVIKPGILVLFNGTNNVVWSTNTSRSLQNPVAQLLDSGNFVVKEAGDDSPGNILWQSFDHPTDTLLAGMKLGKNFVTGREVYLSSWKNEDDPAPGDSTYHCDPSGFPQNILKKGSNVVYRSGPWNGRSFSGTQNSREGPFYTYGVYSSKTEVYFGYKLKSSVRVRLTLSYNGVLQVWTWSDGDQGWVPFLLIPGDSCDMYKLCGAYGSCNSQDSPECGCLDKFVPNNSDAWKRTDWSGGCARRTELNCLQGDVFLKYSHVKLPDTRNSWSNVTITLEECKNICAKNCSCMAYSNSDILNGGSGCLLWFQDLLDIRQGPNGGQDIYIRMAASESDSLEQSDVKKGKVLFWILPLSVGLMLVFLGLLIIHRRRKKALVLKRKGRSGCSGNYKMNYNSGNCSEEFEIPLFDLSTIAKATNNFSIDRQIGEGGFGPVYKGILEGQEIAVKRLSRTSTQGETEFTNEVIYNVKLKHRNLVKILGCCIEGEEKMLIYEYLPNGSLDSFIFDDAQSKVLDWPKRFHIINGIARGLMYLHQDSQLRIIHRDLKANNILLDKDMNPKISDFGIAKLCEENDIGAKTNRVVGTYGYLSPEYALHGRYSVKSDVFSFGILILEIVSGKSNRRFSHPDHNLLGHAWKLYKEGRSIELLDEYLRNSCSTPHVERSICVGLLCVQECPEDRPSMSTVVMMLNNEGVLPKAKRPGFYIERDAPDGELSLSHTETPITILVAQ from the exons ATGAAGGCATTACTAAGGGAAAGGTTTTACTTATCGTTGCTCCCGTGTTTGTATTCCATACATTTCTGTTTAAGTGCAACGGATACTATTACTACGACCTATTTTCTGAGAGATGGCGATGCCAATATTGCTTCAACTGGAGGAACATTCGAAATGGGATTCTTCAGTCCTGGTAATTCGGAAAATCGCTATGTGGGCATGTGGTACAAGAACATATCTGTTAGGACAGTTGTGTGGATTGCCAACAGAGAAGCTCCTTTGATCAGTGGATCGGGTATCTTGAAAGTAATCAAGCCAGGAATTCTTGTCCTTTTCAACGGTACTAACAATGTTGTGTGGTCGACTAATACCTCAAGATCCTTGCAGAATCCTGTTGCGCAGTTGCTGGATTCTGGAAATTTTGTTGTCAAAGAAGCTGGTGATGATAGCCCCGGGAATATCCTATGGCAGAGCTTTGACCACCCAACTGATACGCTATTAGCAGGCATGAAGCTTGGCAAAAACTTTGTAACTGGCAGAGAGGTGTATTTGTCATCATGGAAGAATGAGGACGATCCAGCTCCGGGTGATTCTACATATCACTGTGATCCTTCGGGTTTCCCACAAAATATCCTGAAGAAAGGCTCAAATGTTGTATATCGTTCTGGGCCGTGGAATGGCCGCTCTTTCAGTGGGACACAAAACTCAAGAGAAGGTCCTTTCTATACATATGGAGTATATTCAAGTAAGACGGAGGTATATTTTGGATATAAGCTCAAATCTTCAGTTCGCGTGAGGTTGACATTAAGTTACAATGGAGTCTTACAGGTTTGGACTTGGAGTGACGGAGACCAAGGATGGGTCCCTTTCCTCTTAATACCCGGTGATAGCTGTGATATGTATAAGTTGTGTGGTGCATATGGTAGCTGCAATAGTCAAGATTCTCCAGAATGTGGATGCTTAGACAAATTTGTGCCCAACAATAGTGACGCTTGGAAGAGGACAGATTGGTCAGGTGGTTGTGCTCGGAGAACTGAACTAAATTGCCTTCAAGGAGACGTATTTTTGAAGTATTCACATGTTAAATTGCCAGATACGCGGAATTCCTGGTCCAATGTGACTATCACACTGGAAGAATGCAAGAATATCTGCGCCAAGAATTGCTCTTGTATGGCTTACTCCAATTCTGACATACTCAATGGAGGAAGTGGATGCTTATTGTGGTTCCAGGATCTGCTTGACATTCGGCAAGGACCCAACGGAGGGCAAGATATCTACATTAGAATGGCTGCTTCTGAATCAG ATAGTTTGGAGCAATCAGATGTAAAGAAAGGAAAAGTACTTTTCTGGATTCTACCATTATCAGTTGGTTTGATGTTGGTATTCCTTGGTTTGCTGATCATCCATAGAAGAAGGAAGAAGGCTTTAGTGCTTAAACGGAAAG GAAGGTCAGGATGCAGTGGCAATTACAAGATGAATTACAACAGTGGCAATTGCTCTGAAGAATTTGAAATACCACTGTTTGACTTATCTACTATAGCAAAGGCTACCAATAACTTCTCAATCGACAGACAGATTGGAGAGGGTGGTTTTGGACCTGTTTATAAG GGCATACTTGAAGGACAGGAAATAGCAGTCAAGCGGCTGTCTAGAACTTCCACACAAGGAGAAACTGAGTTCACGAATGAAGTTATATATAATGTCAAACTTAAACACAGGAATCTGGTGAAGATTCTTGGTTGCTGCATTGAAGGGGAAGAGAAAATGTTGATCTATGAGTACTTGCCAAATGGGAGTCTTGATTCATTTATATTTG ATGACGCACAGAGCAAGGTTTTAGACTGGCCTAAGCGATTTCACATTATCAATGGTATAGCTCGGGGACTTATGTATCTGCATCAAGATTCTCAATTGAGAATAATCCACAGAGACCTGAAAGCTAACAACATCTTGTTAGACAAGGACATGAATCCAAAGATATCAGACTTTGGCATAGCAAAACTATGTGAAGAGAATGACATTGGAGCCAAGACAAACCGAGTTGTTGGAACATA CGGGTATCTCTCACCGGAATATGCATTGCATGGGAGATACTCAGTAAAATCAGATGTATTTAGCTTTGGTATCTTAATATTGGAGATTGTGAGCGGGAAAAGCAACAGAAGATTCTCCCATCCAGACCACAACCTACTTGGACAT GCATGGAAACTCTATAAGGAAGGTAGGTCAATAGAACTACTTGATGAATACCTAAGGAATTCTTGTTCAACACCCCACGTGGAACGATCAATTTGTGTTGGTCTGTTATGTGTCCAAGAATGTCCAGAAGATCGTCCAAGTATGTCCACTGTGGTTATGATGTTAAACAACGAAGGTGTATTGCCAAAGGCTAAACGGCCAGGTTTCTACATTGAAAGAGATGCACCTGATGGTGAACTCTCGTTAAGCCATACTGAGACCCCCATCACTATATTGGTTGCACAATAA